In Tripterygium wilfordii isolate XIE 37 chromosome 15, ASM1340144v1, whole genome shotgun sequence, one DNA window encodes the following:
- the LOC120017134 gene encoding non-structural maintenance of chromosomes element 4 homolog A-like, which produces MTRSVSREPEGRSEEDETKRLRMVKREKVDGAVRVESEDVESAMEIQGTAERRVLRSKYLAVRNQINDEKDDLSKPDSDNFITMMNKVENLHRQVQKPREQVADAEALLDLANTLVISVRSQSNEGITSSEFLTCLLTQFGQSNMTISAQDNTQNLIKWKDIGLLVSPAFRKSNGCCTMLGPMNTELKQRKPVVHRKRTQPATEKTRPEEIDDAGAGEKTDTDKNMFTMFGILRRKKSVSLECLILNRRSFAQTVENLFALSFLVKDGRAEIIVDEKGSHFVVPRNAPAANSVKSGEVAYLHFAFRFDFKDWKLMTDVVPDGEELMPDRRNPYFSSSQMEPPSHSSQATLPTTPIRKLTRNRGLVILEESVVDDSPEVNGTREIGIRRCKRKLK; this is translated from the exons ATGACGAGAAGCGTGAGCAGAGAGCCGGAGGGTAGGAGCGAAGAAGATGAGACGAAGCGACTCAGGATGGTGAAGCGTGAGAAGGTTGACGGCGCCGTCCGAGTTGAGTCGGAGGATGTCGAGTCGGCTATGGAGATTCAAGGGACAGCTGAACGAAGAGTTCTCCGCTCGAAGTACCTGGCTGTCAGGAACCAAATCAACG ATGAAAAGGATGATTTATCCAAGCCCGATTCGGATAATTTCATTACTATGATGAATAAAGTTGAGAACTTGCATCGTCAAG TGCAGAAGCCAAGGGAACAAGTTGCAGATGCAGAGGCATTGTTGGACCTTGCTAACACCTTGGTGATCTCAGTTAGGTCACAGTCCAACGAGGGTATTACATCTTCAGAGTTTCTTACTTGTTTGCTCACACAGTTTGGGCAATCCAATATGACAATATCTGCTCAAGATAACACCCAAAATTTGATCAAATGGAAAGATATTGGCCTCCTGGTCTCTCCTGCTTTTAGAAAGTCCAATGGGTGTTGCACCAT GCTTGGACCTATGAATACTGaactaaaacaaagaaagcCTGTGGTCCATAGAAAAAGAACACAGCCTGCCACTGAAAAAACTAGACCTGAAGAG ATTGATGATGCTGGTGCTGGAGAGAAAACTGATACAGACAAGAACATGTTCACAATGTTTGGCATCttgaggagaaaaaaaagtgtTAGCTTAGAATGTCTGATTTTGAATAGGAGGTCTTTTGCACAAACGGTGGAGAATTTGTTTGCTTTGTCATTTCTAGTTAAAGATGGCCGAGCTGAAATAATCGTCGATGAAAAGGGTTCTCATTTTGTAG TGCCCAGGAATGCTCCTGCTGCCAATTCTGTTAAGTCGGGCGAGGTTGCGTACTTGCATTTTGCATTTAGATTTGACTTCAAGGATTGGAAG TTAATGACGGATGTGGTACCCGATGGTGAGGAGCTGATGCCAGATAGGAGAAATCCTTACTTCTCATCCTCTCAAATGGAGCCACCTTCTCACAGTTCGCAAGCAACCTTACCCACGACTCCAATAAGGAAACTGACTCGAAATCGTGGTCTAGTTATACTAGAAGAGTCAGTTGTGGATGACTCCCCTGAAGTTAATGGCACCAGAGAAATAGGAATCCGTAGATGTAAGAGAAAGCTCAAGTGA
- the LOC119979923 gene encoding protein NRT1/ PTR FAMILY 7.1-like: protein MANESKGTYVAMWVVSGAKEPVLLEEASFRRFSSSPASPVISRPDFNLVIDTSSSPSPESVTIPEDVTLSVTKFRKSFLIKLFVFSPEIRRFEILMFVALFSATAFPIRLWLHLIFMACPGVRYAYMPKSSDQSLLIFMDIPIIKHPSRTAMDSLNFTNETALKVQDENSSFNEAINSNKSINKDEQKLAIQKRTGGWKYASILLVNQGLATLAFFGVGVNLVLFLTRVLEQDNASAANNVSKWTGTVYMCSLIGAFLSDAYWGRYLTCTIFQLIFVLGLTLLSISSGLFLVKPTGCGDGKLACMPTSSIGTAIFYLAIYLIAFGYGGHQPTIVTFGSDQFDDANPTEKSSKAAFFGFFYFSLNAGSLFSNTILVYYEDSGRWTLGFLVSLGSAVLALALFLSGTRRYRYVKAYGNPLPRIAQVFVATAMKWDVVVPSNSDELYEVEGPESAIKGSRKIIHCNEFAFLDKAATIIENDLAGPANPWRLCTVTQVEEAKCILKMIPIWLCTIIYSVIFTQMASLFVEQGDVMNSNIGNFHLPAASMSAFDICSVLICTGIYSQILVPLTGKLSGNPKGLTELQRMGIGLIIGMLAMVAAGTTEIERLRHVIPGEKISTLSIFWQIPQYVLVGASEVFMYVGQLEFFNDQAPDGIKSFGSSLCMASMSLGNYTSSLLVNMIMTITGKGDKPGWIPEDLNTGHMDRFYFLIAVLTAFDFVFYLFCSKWYKSIVLEDSVKEVQMENKQDVHSMV from the exons ATGGCAAACGAATCCAAAGGCACCTATGTGGCCATGTGGGTCGTCTCCGGAGCGAAAGAGCCAGTTTTGTTGGAGGAAGCGA GTTTCCGCAGATTTTCTAGCTCTCCGGCAAGTCCAGTGATTTCCCGGCCCGATTTCAACCTTGTAATCGACACCAGTTCTTCTCCGTCACCTGAATCAGTCACGATCCCTGAAGACGTCACTCTCTCTGTCACCAAATTCCGCAAAAG CTTTCTAATAAAGTTGTTTGTGTTCTCTCCTGAGATAAGAAGGTTTGAAATTCTGATGTT CGTAGCTTTGTTTAGCGCAACTGCCTTTCCGATTAGATTGTGGTTGCACCTTATTTTTATGGCTTGCCCGGGGGTTAGGTATGCATACATGCCAAAGTCTAGTGATCAGTCTCTTTTAATATTCATGGATATTCCAATTATA aaacATCCTTCAAGGACTGCTATGGATTCACTCAATTTCACCAACGAGACTGCGTTAAAG GTGCAAGATGAGAATTCTAGCTTCAATGAAGCAATAAATTCGAACAAAAGTATCAATAAGGATGAACAAAAGCTTGCAATTCAAAAGCGCACCGGAGGATGGAAGTATGCAAGCATTTTGCTAG TGAATCAAGGGCTAGCAACACTAGCTTTCTTTGGAGTCGGTGTGAACTTGGTCTTGTTCTTAACCAGAGTTCTTGAACAGGACAATGCCAGTGCTGCCAATAATGTTAGCAAGTGGACTGGAACAGTTTATATGTGTTCGCTCATTGGAGCTTTCCTTAGTGACGCGTACTGGGGTCGTTACCTAACCTGCACAATCTTTCAGCTTATATTTGTGCTG GGTTTGACTCTGTTGTCAATATCATCAGGACTTTTCTTGGTTAAACCAACAGGGTGTGGTGATGGCAAGCTAGCTTGCATGCCAACATCCTCTATCGGTACTGCCATTTTTTATTTAGCAATCTATCTAATAGCATTTGGATATGGAGGGCATCAACCTACCATAGTAACTTTTGGATCAGACCAATTTGATGATGCTAACCCCACAGAGAAGAGTTCCAAAGCAGCTTTCTTCGGTTTTTTCTATTTCTCACTCAATGCTGGATCTCTATTCTCCAATACCATCTTGGTGTACTATGAGGATTCTGGCAGATGGACACTAGGATTCTTGGTGTCATTAGGTTCTGCTGTCCTAGCCCTGGCATTATTTCTGTCAGGGACACGCCGTTATCGGTATGTGAAGGCATATGGAAACCCTTTGCCACGCATTGCTCAGGTGTTTGTGGCTACAGCAATGAAATGGGACGTTGTTGTTCCATCTAATTCAGATGAGCTCTATGAGGTTGAAGGTCCGGAATCCGCAATCAAAGGGAGTAGAAAGATCATTCATTGCAATGAGTTTGC GTTCTTGGACAAGGCAGCCACAATAATAGAGAATGATCTAGCTGGCCCGGCAAATCCGTGGAGGCTTTGCACTGTAACTCAAGTCGAGGAAGCGAAATGCATTTTAAAAATGATTCCAATCTGGCTATGCACCATAATCTACTCTGTCATCTTCACACAAATGGCTTCTCTCTTTGTCGAGCAAGGAGATGTTATGAACTCCAATATAGGCAACTTTCACCTCCCAGCAGCTAGCATGTCTGCCTTTGATATCTGTAGCGTCCTTATCTGCACTGGAATTTACAGCCAAATCCTTGTACCTCTAACTGGAAAATTAAGTGGTAATCCAAAAGGCTTAACAGAGCTTCAAAGAATGGGCATCGGACTTATTATTGGAATGTTAGCGATGGTTGCAGCAGGAACCACTGAGATTGAAAGGCTCAGACATGTCATTCCAGGGGAAAAGATTAGCACTTTAAGCATTTTCTGGCAAATCCCACAATACGTTCTTGTTGGGGCATCAGAGGTTTTTATGTATGTTGGTCAGTTGGAGTTCTTCAATGACCAAGCTCCTGATGGGATCAAAAGCTTTGGAAGCTCGCTTTGTATGGCTTCAATGTCTCTCGGAAACTACACCAGTAGTTTGTTGGTTAATATGATTATGACTATTACTGGTAAAGGTGACAAGCCAGGCTGGATTCCAGAGGACTTGAACACAGGCCACATGGACAGGTTTTACTTCCTGATTGCAGTGCTCACCGCCTTTGATTTCGTATTTTACCTGTTTTGCTCTAAATGGTACAAGTCAATTGTCTTGGAGGACAGTGTGAAGGAAGTCCAGATGGAGAACAAGCAAGATGTGCATAGCATGGTTTAg
- the LOC120016023 gene encoding zinc finger CCCH domain-containing protein 14-like: MEFDGARKRGRYEAALNGNGGPKKYKQEMDSFPTGIGSKSKPCTKFYSTSGCPFGEGCHFLHYVPGGFKAVSQILNLGSVSSPALQPAGRNSIAPSSFPDGSSPPAVKTRLCKKYNTAGGCKFGDKCHFAHGEWELGKPTGPAYEDPRAMGPMPGRMGGRMEPPPQTHAAAASFGVSSTAKISVDASLCGAIIGKNGVNSKHICRVTGAKLAIRDHETDTNSKNIELEGTFEQIKQATAMVRDLIYNIGSVSGPHMKNPAITGAANNFKTKICENFTKGTCTFGDRCHFAHGAEELRRQRM, from the exons ATGGAATTTGATGGTGCTCGCAAGAGAGGGAGATATGAGGCTGCATTGAATGGGAATGGCGGCCCCAAGAAGTACAAACAAG AAATGGACTCATTTCCAACTGGTATAGGAAGCAAATCGAAGCCATGCACAAAGTTTTACAG CACTTCTGGATGCCCATTTGGTGAGGGATGCCATTTCTTGCATTATGTTCCTGGTGGATTCAAAGCTGTGTCTCAGATTCTTAATCTTGGTAGTGTGAGTAGTCCAGCTCTTCAACCTGCTGGCAGAAATTCAATTGCTCCATCCTCCTTTCCAGATGGATCATCACCTCCAGCTGTGAAGACACGTTTGTGCAAGAAATACAACACAGCAGGGGGTTGCAAGTTTGGTGACAAATGTCACTTTGCCCATGGTGAATGGGAGCTCGGCAAGCCAACTGGTCCAGCCTATGAAGATCCTCGTGCCATGGGGCCAATGCCTGGCAGAATGGGTGGTCGAATGGAGCCTCCTCCACAAACTCATGCGGCTGCCGCTAGCTTTGGGGTTTCATCCACTGCTAAGATAAGTGTTGATGCTTCGCTTTGTGGAGCCATCATTGGGAAAAATGGCGTGAACTCCAAGCATATTTGTCGTGTAACAGGAGCCAAGCTTGCCATTAGAGACCACGAAACAGACACTAACTCTAAGAACATTGAACTGGAGGGTACATTTGAGCAAATCAAGCAAGCTACTGCTATGGTCCGTGATCTTATATACAATATAGGTTCAGTTTCTGGACCTCATATGAAGAATCCAGCTATAACTGGCGCTGCCAACAACTTTAAGACTAAAATCTGTGAAAACTTTACAAAGGGGACCTGCACCTTTGGGGATAGGTGCCACTTTGCACATGGGGCTGAGGAATTGCGCAGGCAACGGATGTGA
- the LOC120016434 gene encoding uncharacterized protein LOC120016434 isoform X2 codes for MDSIWSYDQSKVNTVENNMDITLRLGMPYSVQSYSWNSQTITHDIIPSRLNINTIGSSNQSQRAVDSIWAYDQTNHNSVENNMDITQRLGLLNSDRRYSWNRLTLTPNDIIPSLPNINAIGSFGQSQRAGDSIWAYDQTNHNSLVENNMDITRRLGLLNSNQRYSWNRHTITPNDIIPSRPNINAIGSFGQLSQRPVAQHGLGSAQWTQQPLALLPRGHLNHYLPGCNTPMRNAGVGQAMHRTPYVQQGWGQQHGVHCGQGFVQQHQRHVRSNLQQMFPRGCFHCYPPRFNTRVPGFTGALPFQVSVGTMAGALATATHEQQRIMLGELLYPRVEQFVPDVAAKVTGMLLEMDRKEILFLLESPNALSLKVAEAIAVLREANQQQKDNLAGQLGFVSLNDQD; via the exons ATGGACTCTATTTGGTCATATGATCAATCCAAGGTCAACACTGTAGAAAATAATATGGACATCACCCTGAGGTTGGGAATGCCCTATTCTGTTCAGAGTTATAGTTGGAACAGCCAGACTATCACTCATGACATAATCCCTTCCCGCCTCAACATCAATACCATTGGCTCATCTAATCAG AGTCAGAGAGCAGTGGACTCTATTTGGGCATATGATCAAACCAACCACAATAGTGTAGAGAATAATATGGACATTACCCAAAGgttgggactgctcaattctgatCGAAGATATAGTTGGAACCGCCTGACTCTCACTCCTAATGACATAATTCCTTCCCTACCCAACATCAATGCCATTGGCTCATTTGGTCAG AGTCAGAGAGCAGGGGACTCTATTTGGGCATATGATCAAACCAACCACAATAGTCTAGTAGAGAATAATATGGACATTACCCGAAGgttgggactgctcaattctaatcAAAGATATAGTTGGAACCGCCATACTATCACTCCTAATGACATAATTCCTTCCCGACCCAACATCAATGCCATTGGCTCATTTGGTCAG CTGAGTCAGAGACCAGTGGCTCAACATGGATTAGGATCTGCGCAATGGACTCAGCAACCACTGGCACTGTTGCCTAGAGGACATCTGAACCATTACCTCCCTGGCTGTAACACGCCAATGCGAAATGCTGGAGTTGGACAAGCAATGCATAGAACGCCATATGTTCAGCAGGGCTGGGGTCAGCAACATGGGGTCCATTGTGGACAGGGATTTGTGCAACAGCATCAACGACATGTCCGTTCAAACCTTCAGCAGATGTTTCCTAGGGGCTGTTTTCATTGTTATCCGCCTCGTTTTAACACGAGA GTGCCAGGTTTTACCGGAGCCTTGCCATTTCAAGTCAGTGTAGGAACAATGGCTGGTGCCCTTGCTACTGCAACTCATGAACAACAAAGGATAATGTTGGGTGAACTTTTATACCCACGCGTTGAACAGTTTGTGCCTGATGTGGCGGCCAAGGTGACCGGCATGCTTCTGGAGATGGACCGTAAAGAGATTTTATTTCTGCTTGAGTCACCAAATGCTTTGAGTTTGAAAGTTGCTGAGGCCATAGCGGTCCTAAGGGAAGCTAATCAGCAGCAGAAAGACAACCTGGCTGGTCAGTTGGGATTTGTGTCCTTGAATGATCAGGATTGA
- the LOC120016434 gene encoding uncharacterized protein LOC120016434 isoform X1 gives MDSIWSYDQSKVNTVENNMDITLRLGMPYSVQSYSWNSQTITHDIIPSRLNINTIGSSNQSQRAVDSIWAYDQTNHNSVENNMDITQRLGLLNSDRRYSWNRLTLTPNDIIPSLPNINAIGSFGQQSQRAGDSIWAYDQTNHNSLVENNMDITRRLGLLNSNQRYSWNRHTITPNDIIPSRPNINAIGSFGQLSQRPVAQHGLGSAQWTQQPLALLPRGHLNHYLPGCNTPMRNAGVGQAMHRTPYVQQGWGQQHGVHCGQGFVQQHQRHVRSNLQQMFPRGCFHCYPPRFNTRVPGFTGALPFQVSVGTMAGALATATHEQQRIMLGELLYPRVEQFVPDVAAKVTGMLLEMDRKEILFLLESPNALSLKVAEAIAVLREANQQQKDNLAGQLGFVSLNDQD, from the exons ATGGACTCTATTTGGTCATATGATCAATCCAAGGTCAACACTGTAGAAAATAATATGGACATCACCCTGAGGTTGGGAATGCCCTATTCTGTTCAGAGTTATAGTTGGAACAGCCAGACTATCACTCATGACATAATCCCTTCCCGCCTCAACATCAATACCATTGGCTCATCTAATCAG AGTCAGAGAGCAGTGGACTCTATTTGGGCATATGATCAAACCAACCACAATAGTGTAGAGAATAATATGGACATTACCCAAAGgttgggactgctcaattctgatCGAAGATATAGTTGGAACCGCCTGACTCTCACTCCTAATGACATAATTCCTTCCCTACCCAACATCAATGCCATTGGCTCATTTGGTCAG CAGAGTCAGAGAGCAGGGGACTCTATTTGGGCATATGATCAAACCAACCACAATAGTCTAGTAGAGAATAATATGGACATTACCCGAAGgttgggactgctcaattctaatcAAAGATATAGTTGGAACCGCCATACTATCACTCCTAATGACATAATTCCTTCCCGACCCAACATCAATGCCATTGGCTCATTTGGTCAG CTGAGTCAGAGACCAGTGGCTCAACATGGATTAGGATCTGCGCAATGGACTCAGCAACCACTGGCACTGTTGCCTAGAGGACATCTGAACCATTACCTCCCTGGCTGTAACACGCCAATGCGAAATGCTGGAGTTGGACAAGCAATGCATAGAACGCCATATGTTCAGCAGGGCTGGGGTCAGCAACATGGGGTCCATTGTGGACAGGGATTTGTGCAACAGCATCAACGACATGTCCGTTCAAACCTTCAGCAGATGTTTCCTAGGGGCTGTTTTCATTGTTATCCGCCTCGTTTTAACACGAGA GTGCCAGGTTTTACCGGAGCCTTGCCATTTCAAGTCAGTGTAGGAACAATGGCTGGTGCCCTTGCTACTGCAACTCATGAACAACAAAGGATAATGTTGGGTGAACTTTTATACCCACGCGTTGAACAGTTTGTGCCTGATGTGGCGGCCAAGGTGACCGGCATGCTTCTGGAGATGGACCGTAAAGAGATTTTATTTCTGCTTGAGTCACCAAATGCTTTGAGTTTGAAAGTTGCTGAGGCCATAGCGGTCCTAAGGGAAGCTAATCAGCAGCAGAAAGACAACCTGGCTGGTCAGTTGGGATTTGTGTCCTTGAATGATCAGGATTGA
- the LOC120016434 gene encoding uncharacterized protein LOC120016434 isoform X3, with translation MDSIWSYDQSKVNTVENNMDITLRLGMPYSVQSYSWNSQTITHDIIPSRLNINTIGSSNQSQRAVDSIWAYDQTNHNSVENNMDITQRLGLLNSDRRYSWNRLTLTPNDIIPSLPNINAIGSFGQQSQRAGDSIWAYDQTNHNSLVENNMDITRRLGLLNSNQRYSWNRHTITPNDIIPSRPNINAIGSFGQLSQRPVAQHGLGSAQWTQQPLALLPRGHLNHYLPGCNTPMRNAGVGQAMHRTPYVQQGWGQQHGVHCGQGFVQQHQRHVRSNLQQMFPRGCFHCYPPRFNTRGFTGALPFQVSVGTMAGALATATHEQQRIMLGELLYPRVEQFVPDVAAKVTGMLLEMDRKEILFLLESPNALSLKVAEAIAVLREANQQQKDNLAGQLGFVSLNDQD, from the exons ATGGACTCTATTTGGTCATATGATCAATCCAAGGTCAACACTGTAGAAAATAATATGGACATCACCCTGAGGTTGGGAATGCCCTATTCTGTTCAGAGTTATAGTTGGAACAGCCAGACTATCACTCATGACATAATCCCTTCCCGCCTCAACATCAATACCATTGGCTCATCTAATCAG AGTCAGAGAGCAGTGGACTCTATTTGGGCATATGATCAAACCAACCACAATAGTGTAGAGAATAATATGGACATTACCCAAAGgttgggactgctcaattctgatCGAAGATATAGTTGGAACCGCCTGACTCTCACTCCTAATGACATAATTCCTTCCCTACCCAACATCAATGCCATTGGCTCATTTGGTCAG CAGAGTCAGAGAGCAGGGGACTCTATTTGGGCATATGATCAAACCAACCACAATAGTCTAGTAGAGAATAATATGGACATTACCCGAAGgttgggactgctcaattctaatcAAAGATATAGTTGGAACCGCCATACTATCACTCCTAATGACATAATTCCTTCCCGACCCAACATCAATGCCATTGGCTCATTTGGTCAG CTGAGTCAGAGACCAGTGGCTCAACATGGATTAGGATCTGCGCAATGGACTCAGCAACCACTGGCACTGTTGCCTAGAGGACATCTGAACCATTACCTCCCTGGCTGTAACACGCCAATGCGAAATGCTGGAGTTGGACAAGCAATGCATAGAACGCCATATGTTCAGCAGGGCTGGGGTCAGCAACATGGGGTCCATTGTGGACAGGGATTTGTGCAACAGCATCAACGACATGTCCGTTCAAACCTTCAGCAGATGTTTCCTAGGGGCTGTTTTCATTGTTATCCGCCTCGTTTTAACACGAGAG GTTTTACCGGAGCCTTGCCATTTCAAGTCAGTGTAGGAACAATGGCTGGTGCCCTTGCTACTGCAACTCATGAACAACAAAGGATAATGTTGGGTGAACTTTTATACCCACGCGTTGAACAGTTTGTGCCTGATGTGGCGGCCAAGGTGACCGGCATGCTTCTGGAGATGGACCGTAAAGAGATTTTATTTCTGCTTGAGTCACCAAATGCTTTGAGTTTGAAAGTTGCTGAGGCCATAGCGGTCCTAAGGGAAGCTAATCAGCAGCAGAAAGACAACCTGGCTGGTCAGTTGGGATTTGTGTCCTTGAATGATCAGGATTGA
- the LOC120016434 gene encoding polyadenylate-binding protein 8-like isoform X4 yields the protein MDSIWSYDQSKVNTVENNMDITLRLGMPYSVQSYSWNSQTITHDIIPSRLNINTIGSSNQSQRAVDSIWAYDQTNHNSVENNMDITQRLGLLNSDRRYSWNRLTLTPNDIIPSLPNINAIGSFGQLSQRPVAQHGLGSAQWTQQPLALLPRGHLNHYLPGCNTPMRNAGVGQAMHRTPYVQQGWGQQHGVHCGQGFVQQHQRHVRSNLQQMFPRGCFHCYPPRFNTRVPGFTGALPFQVSVGTMAGALATATHEQQRIMLGELLYPRVEQFVPDVAAKVTGMLLEMDRKEILFLLESPNALSLKVAEAIAVLREANQQQKDNLAGQLGFVSLNDQD from the exons ATGGACTCTATTTGGTCATATGATCAATCCAAGGTCAACACTGTAGAAAATAATATGGACATCACCCTGAGGTTGGGAATGCCCTATTCTGTTCAGAGTTATAGTTGGAACAGCCAGACTATCACTCATGACATAATCCCTTCCCGCCTCAACATCAATACCATTGGCTCATCTAATCAG AGTCAGAGAGCAGTGGACTCTATTTGGGCATATGATCAAACCAACCACAATAGTGTAGAGAATAATATGGACATTACCCAAAGgttgggactgctcaattctgatCGAAGATATAGTTGGAACCGCCTGACTCTCACTCCTAATGACATAATTCCTTCCCTACCCAACATCAATGCCATTGGCTCATTTGGTCAG CTGAGTCAGAGACCAGTGGCTCAACATGGATTAGGATCTGCGCAATGGACTCAGCAACCACTGGCACTGTTGCCTAGAGGACATCTGAACCATTACCTCCCTGGCTGTAACACGCCAATGCGAAATGCTGGAGTTGGACAAGCAATGCATAGAACGCCATATGTTCAGCAGGGCTGGGGTCAGCAACATGGGGTCCATTGTGGACAGGGATTTGTGCAACAGCATCAACGACATGTCCGTTCAAACCTTCAGCAGATGTTTCCTAGGGGCTGTTTTCATTGTTATCCGCCTCGTTTTAACACGAGA GTGCCAGGTTTTACCGGAGCCTTGCCATTTCAAGTCAGTGTAGGAACAATGGCTGGTGCCCTTGCTACTGCAACTCATGAACAACAAAGGATAATGTTGGGTGAACTTTTATACCCACGCGTTGAACAGTTTGTGCCTGATGTGGCGGCCAAGGTGACCGGCATGCTTCTGGAGATGGACCGTAAAGAGATTTTATTTCTGCTTGAGTCACCAAATGCTTTGAGTTTGAAAGTTGCTGAGGCCATAGCGGTCCTAAGGGAAGCTAATCAGCAGCAGAAAGACAACCTGGCTGGTCAGTTGGGATTTGTGTCCTTGAATGATCAGGATTGA